From the genome of Haloterrigena sp. KLK7, one region includes:
- a CDS encoding PQQ-binding-like beta-propeller repeat protein has protein sequence MKFTKETRNAGRGRRDLLSVAGAALATGLAGCSGALERDGDGNGNENEDGNDGDSDSGSDGDSTDAAELRETLAAADPYRMHQYGPSHVGNAGGAGPTSDVDAVWTFREGADDSHYEIGTPAVVDGTVYVPENHSVGDDGAETVVYALDGATGEIEWEWTYPRGTAFGSTVVAEGAVVLGLGGSVVALEADAGTERWRLERDFSDAVTVADGTVYAINTTYADPPTLVAIDLETGRERWTEPLADERMFWPTPPAVADGTVYQGGVELTALSTADGERLWSKDFGNAVTGPPTVTDDACYVPLGDGTVAALESDGTLRWRQSVERGGRGSGLHPVSSPAVADGTLYVTSAWRLTALDADDGAQRWTTETAGDRPPVVADGVVYASGLNVMEAYDGAEGDRLWRYETDASSSSGDKVAPVVGETAFFPSAGLHALRGADATSD, from the coding sequence ATGAAATTCACTAAAGAAACAAGAAACGCCGGTCGCGGCCGCCGCGATCTGCTCTCCGTAGCGGGGGCGGCGTTGGCGACCGGACTGGCGGGCTGTTCCGGCGCGCTCGAGCGGGACGGTGACGGGAACGGAAATGAAAACGAGGACGGGAACGACGGAGACAGCGACTCCGGATCCGACGGGGATTCGACCGATGCGGCCGAACTGCGGGAGACGCTGGCCGCCGCCGATCCGTACCGGATGCACCAGTACGGGCCGAGCCACGTCGGGAACGCCGGCGGCGCCGGACCGACTTCCGACGTCGACGCCGTCTGGACGTTCCGCGAGGGTGCCGACGACTCACACTACGAGATCGGAACGCCGGCGGTGGTCGACGGGACGGTCTACGTCCCCGAGAATCACTCCGTCGGCGACGACGGCGCGGAGACGGTCGTCTACGCGTTAGACGGCGCGACCGGTGAGATCGAGTGGGAGTGGACCTATCCCCGCGGCACCGCTTTCGGATCGACCGTCGTCGCCGAGGGTGCGGTCGTCCTCGGCCTCGGCGGGTCGGTCGTCGCGCTCGAGGCCGACGCGGGAACCGAACGCTGGCGACTCGAGCGGGACTTCTCCGACGCGGTCACGGTCGCCGACGGAACGGTCTACGCGATCAACACCACGTACGCCGATCCGCCGACGCTGGTGGCGATCGATCTCGAGACCGGACGCGAGCGCTGGACGGAACCCCTCGCCGACGAGCGGATGTTCTGGCCGACGCCGCCGGCAGTTGCCGACGGGACCGTCTATCAGGGCGGCGTGGAACTCACCGCGCTCTCGACCGCGGACGGCGAGCGGCTGTGGTCGAAGGACTTCGGGAACGCGGTGACCGGACCGCCGACCGTCACCGACGACGCCTGCTACGTTCCGCTCGGCGACGGTACCGTCGCGGCGCTCGAGAGCGACGGCACGCTCCGCTGGCGCCAGTCGGTCGAACGCGGCGGCCGCGGCTCGGGGCTGCACCCCGTCTCGTCGCCGGCGGTCGCCGACGGAACGCTGTACGTCACGAGCGCGTGGCGACTGACCGCGCTCGACGCCGATGACGGCGCGCAGCGCTGGACGACCGAAACGGCCGGCGACCGACCGCCGGTCGTCGCCGACGGCGTCGTCTACGCCAGCGGGCTGAACGTGATGGAAGCGTACGACGGCGCCGAGGGCGATCGCCTGTGGCGGTACGAGACCGATGCCTCGAGCAGCAGCGGCGACAAGGTCGCGCCCGTCGTCGGCGAAACCGCGTTCTTCCCCAGCGCGGGACTGCACGCGTTGCGCGGGGCGGACGCGACGTCGGACTGA
- a CDS encoding alpha/beta hydrolase, whose protein sequence is MAELPLEDGTLWYETRGDGHPLVFIHGGWMNGQAWRPQVDRFADDYEVVTFDVRGHGQTGATEPEQYSVELFTDDLEALLAHLDLEAPILCGLSLGSMVVQEFMDRHPDRAAGAILGGAVRSMPPLDMPSGLKPFMSPLPALTTSLSLTGSKTTFRSMLCSIRATTGERWLTVNPEIQSQAIDAVDEIGRDEFRKVFDALYRYEPSNLSHVETPTLVVHGEQEVPLVKRQGRQLVSEVGGAERLELPDSGHLVNLDRPNAFNTASETFLETASAA, encoded by the coding sequence ATGGCAGAACTCCCCCTCGAGGACGGTACGCTCTGGTACGAGACGCGCGGCGACGGTCACCCGCTGGTGTTCATTCACGGCGGGTGGATGAACGGACAGGCGTGGCGCCCGCAGGTCGACCGCTTCGCCGACGACTACGAGGTCGTCACCTTCGACGTTCGCGGCCACGGCCAGACGGGGGCGACCGAGCCGGAGCAGTACTCGGTCGAACTCTTCACCGACGACCTCGAGGCGCTGCTCGCACACCTCGACCTCGAGGCGCCGATCCTCTGTGGCCTCTCGCTGGGCTCGATGGTCGTCCAGGAGTTCATGGACCGCCACCCCGACCGCGCTGCGGGAGCGATCCTCGGCGGCGCGGTGCGCTCGATGCCGCCGCTGGATATGCCGTCGGGGCTAAAGCCCTTCATGTCGCCGCTGCCCGCGTTGACGACGTCGCTGTCGCTGACGGGATCGAAGACGACGTTCCGGTCGATGCTGTGTTCGATCCGGGCGACGACCGGCGAGCGCTGGCTGACGGTGAACCCCGAGATTCAGTCGCAGGCGATCGACGCCGTCGACGAGATCGGTCGCGACGAGTTCCGCAAGGTGTTCGACGCGCTCTACCGGTACGAGCCGTCGAATCTCTCGCACGTCGAGACGCCGACGCTGGTCGTCCACGGCGAACAGGAAGTACCGCTGGTCAAACGACAGGGTCGGCAACTCGTCTCGGAGGTCGGCGGCGCCGAACGGCTGGAACTGCCCGATTCGGGCCATCTCGTCAACCTCGACCGCCCGAACGCCTTTAACACCGCAAGCGAGACGTTCCTCGAGACGGCGAGCGCTGCGTAG
- a CDS encoding solute carrier family 23 protein, producing MTEQGDHVADGGGGADAGADVTVSEDIEYGIDDKPPLGESFVLGIQHYLTMVGANIAVPLILAGAMEMPPDVTARFIGTFFVVSGIATLAQTTFGNRYPIVQGAPFSMLAPALAIITVVTAGGVGGGSDWQAALLQLQGAIIVAATVQVAMGYLGLVGKLRRFLSPVVVAPTIMLIGLALFNAGQITGSDQSWPLLGLTLGLILLFSQYLDVKSRAFRLYPVILALVIAWVVAAALSAGGVITDAHPGYVPLGDVTDTQPLLPIYPFQWGTPQITTAFVVGMFAGVLASIVESIGDYYAVANITGSAAPSEKRINHGIGMEGLMNVFSGIMGTGGSTSYSENIGAIGLTGVASRYVVQFGAVVMIVFGFIGYFGQLVATIPDPIVGGLFIAMFAQIVAVGVSNLRHVDLNSSRNTFVVGFALFVGLSIPAYMGNFESTIAFREAIGLEATLASLPVWAEAAVQAVADTVYIIGSTGMAVGGLAALVLDNTIPGSREERGLAHWDRITEDESEFETFWDRWLGADDNAAVSAERQD from the coding sequence ATGACCGAACAGGGGGACCACGTAGCTGACGGGGGTGGCGGGGCCGACGCCGGCGCCGACGTCACCGTCAGCGAGGATATCGAGTACGGGATCGACGACAAACCGCCGCTGGGCGAATCGTTCGTCCTCGGGATCCAGCACTACCTGACGATGGTCGGGGCGAACATCGCGGTGCCGCTGATTCTGGCGGGCGCCATGGAGATGCCACCCGACGTGACCGCCCGGTTCATCGGCACCTTCTTCGTCGTCTCGGGGATCGCGACGCTGGCCCAGACGACCTTCGGGAACCGCTACCCCATCGTGCAGGGAGCGCCGTTCTCGATGCTCGCGCCGGCGCTGGCGATCATCACCGTCGTGACCGCCGGCGGCGTCGGCGGCGGCTCCGACTGGCAAGCCGCGTTACTCCAGTTACAGGGCGCGATCATCGTCGCCGCGACGGTGCAGGTCGCGATGGGCTATCTCGGCCTCGTCGGCAAACTCCGGCGCTTCCTCTCGCCGGTCGTCGTCGCGCCGACGATCATGCTCATCGGCCTCGCGCTGTTCAACGCGGGTCAGATCACCGGTTCGGATCAGAGCTGGCCGCTGCTCGGGCTGACGCTCGGCCTGATCCTGCTGTTCTCGCAGTATCTCGACGTCAAATCCCGCGCGTTCCGGCTCTATCCCGTTATTCTGGCGCTGGTGATCGCGTGGGTCGTCGCCGCGGCGCTCTCCGCGGGCGGCGTCATCACCGACGCACACCCCGGCTACGTCCCGCTCGGCGACGTCACCGACACGCAGCCGCTCCTGCCGATCTACCCGTTCCAGTGGGGGACGCCCCAGATCACGACCGCGTTCGTCGTCGGGATGTTCGCGGGCGTGCTCGCGTCGATCGTCGAGAGCATCGGCGACTACTACGCCGTCGCCAACATCACCGGCTCGGCAGCACCGAGCGAGAAGCGAATCAACCACGGTATCGGGATGGAGGGCCTGATGAACGTCTTCTCCGGGATCATGGGGACCGGCGGCTCGACCTCCTACTCCGAGAACATTGGCGCCATCGGACTGACCGGCGTCGCCTCGCGGTACGTCGTCCAGTTCGGCGCCGTCGTTATGATCGTCTTCGGCTTCATCGGGTACTTCGGGCAACTGGTCGCGACCATTCCGGACCCGATCGTCGGCGGGCTGTTCATCGCCATGTTCGCCCAGATCGTCGCCGTCGGCGTCTCGAATCTCCGCCACGTCGATCTGAACTCCTCGAGGAACACCTTCGTCGTCGGCTTCGCGCTGTTCGTCGGGCTGTCGATTCCGGCCTACATGGGGAACTTCGAGAGCACGATCGCGTTCCGCGAGGCGATCGGCCTCGAGGCGACGCTCGCATCGCTCCCGGTCTGGGCCGAGGCCGCCGTCCAGGCCGTCGCCGACACCGTCTACATCATCGGCTCGACCGGCATGGCCGTCGGCGGCCTCGCGGCGCTGGTACTGGACAACACGATTCCGGGCAGCCGCGAGGAGCGCGGCCTCGCCCACTGGGACCGGATCACGGAAGACGAGTCCGAGTTCGAGACCTTCTGGGACCGCTGGCTCGGGGCCGACGACAACGCCGCGGTCAGCGCGGAACGCCAGGACTGA
- a CDS encoding VWA domain-containing protein: MVAESEDKKLSSLPLPAIVGQDELKRVLLAVAANDGLDGALIVGEKGTAKSTAVRGLVDLLPEQRAVADCPYGCAPDDPSLQCDDCRERDRDELPVETRPVPLVTLPLGATRDRVVGTLSVEDALAGEADFDPGLLARAHRGILYVDEVNLLDDHLVDVILDAAASGVNTVERDGISVSHPADFTLIGTMNPEEGDLRPQLRDRFALQATVEGCREIEDRVEIIDRALETDVSGADGSDGSDPWTEYADEISTLREDLAAARDRLAEVALPDDFKAEIADLCLEAGVDGHRGDVATARTAMTIAALEGRTTVIESDVYEAASYTLPHRLRSTPFEDEPDLEDLLEDRFDDEGSSDESEGDRDGEDEEESTEGDDEPETERDEDGSGTESGGEGSDGGGDGDDGDGDDGDGDDGDGDDGDGDDGDDGPGDSGPERGPDGADDPTGGEPSPAEAGGDPADGDSSESDSTDSDGQDDSGGGGEDETAQPLVPGQQRADVAAVGEATAPDLETPDAESKTATASGSRTNTAPSVDNRGARVRTESASGDGPIDAAASVRSAAARGESRVQKRDLRQSVRRGDASATIVFAVDASASMRPAMRTAKGVVLDLLRDSYEHRDRVAFVAFAGEDAEVLLPPTDSVSLAARHLKELPSGDRTPLPAGLETSRRVIERAETDASVVVLVTDGRANVADGSPTEATRRAARGLADDDATVIVVDAGDDSRAGLSELVAGETGGDVVPLSALSPETVRAAADRAASEGQ; encoded by the coding sequence ATGGTTGCAGAGTCCGAGGACAAAAAGCTGTCGTCACTCCCCCTCCCGGCGATCGTCGGACAGGACGAGCTGAAGCGCGTCTTGCTCGCCGTCGCGGCCAACGACGGCCTCGACGGCGCCCTGATCGTCGGCGAGAAGGGGACCGCGAAGTCGACCGCCGTGCGAGGACTCGTGGACCTCCTCCCCGAACAGCGGGCCGTGGCGGACTGCCCGTACGGCTGTGCGCCCGACGACCCGAGTCTGCAGTGCGACGACTGCCGCGAGCGCGACCGCGATGAGCTACCGGTCGAGACGCGTCCCGTCCCGCTCGTAACGCTCCCGCTGGGGGCGACTCGAGACCGCGTCGTCGGTACGCTCTCGGTCGAGGACGCGCTGGCCGGCGAGGCCGACTTCGACCCCGGCCTGCTCGCCCGCGCCCACCGGGGCATCCTCTACGTCGACGAGGTCAACCTGCTGGACGACCACCTCGTCGACGTCATCCTCGACGCGGCCGCCAGCGGCGTCAACACGGTCGAGCGCGACGGAATCAGCGTCTCCCACCCCGCCGACTTCACTCTGATCGGGACGATGAATCCCGAGGAAGGAGATCTGCGCCCCCAACTCCGGGACCGCTTCGCCCTGCAGGCGACCGTCGAGGGCTGTCGGGAGATCGAGGACCGCGTCGAGATCATCGACCGGGCCCTCGAGACCGACGTCAGTGGAGCCGACGGGTCCGACGGGTCGGACCCGTGGACCGAGTACGCCGACGAGATATCGACCCTTCGCGAGGACCTCGCGGCGGCCCGCGACCGCCTCGCCGAGGTGGCGCTCCCGGACGATTTCAAGGCGGAGATCGCCGACCTCTGCCTCGAGGCCGGCGTCGACGGCCACCGCGGGGACGTGGCGACCGCCCGGACTGCGATGACTATCGCGGCGCTCGAGGGCCGGACGACGGTCATCGAGTCCGACGTCTACGAGGCCGCGAGCTACACCCTGCCCCACCGGCTCCGGAGCACGCCCTTCGAAGACGAACCCGATCTCGAGGACCTGCTCGAGGATCGGTTCGACGACGAGGGATCGTCCGACGAGAGCGAGGGGGACCGCGACGGGGAAGACGAGGAGGAGAGCACCGAGGGAGACGACGAGCCGGAGACGGAGCGCGACGAGGACGGTTCGGGAACCGAGTCCGGCGGAGAGGGGAGCGACGGCGGCGGTGACGGCGACGACGGTGACGGCGACGACGGTGACGGCGACGACGGTGACGGCGACGACGGTGACGGCGACGACGGTGACGACGGACCGGGCGATTCAGGTCCCGAACGCGGACCCGACGGGGCGGACGATCCGACCGGCGGCGAGCCGTCGCCCGCTGAGGCCGGTGGCGACCCAGCGGACGGCGACTCGAGCGAGTCCGATTCGACGGACAGTGACGGGCAAGACGATAGCGGTGGCGGCGGCGAGGACGAGACGGCCCAGCCGCTCGTTCCCGGCCAGCAACGCGCCGATGTCGCCGCGGTCGGGGAGGCGACGGCGCCCGACCTCGAGACCCCCGATGCAGAGAGTAAGACGGCGACGGCGAGCGGTTCGCGGACGAACACGGCGCCGAGCGTCGACAACCGCGGCGCCCGCGTCCGCACCGAATCCGCGTCGGGCGACGGCCCCATCGACGCGGCGGCGTCGGTCCGCTCCGCCGCGGCCCGCGGCGAGTCTCGAGTCCAGAAACGTGACCTCCGGCAGTCGGTGCGGCGCGGCGACGCCTCGGCGACGATCGTCTTCGCGGTCGACGCCAGCGCCTCCATGCGCCCCGCGATGCGCACCGCCAAGGGCGTCGTGCTGGACCTGTTGCGGGACAGCTACGAACACCGCGATCGGGTCGCGTTCGTCGCCTTCGCCGGCGAGGACGCCGAGGTACTGCTGCCGCCGACCGACAGCGTCTCGCTGGCCGCGCGCCACCTCAAGGAACTGCCCTCGGGCGACCGGACGCCCCTCCCGGCCGGCCTCGAGACCTCGCGACGGGTCATAGAGCGCGCGGAGACGGACGCCTCGGTCGTCGTCCTCGTGACCGACGGCCGGGCGAACGTCGCCGACGGGAGTCCGACCGAGGCGACGCGACGGGCGGCTCGGGGGCTCGCAGACGACGACGCGACCGTGATCGTCGTCGACGCGGGCGACGACTCCCGCGCCGGACTCTCGGAACTGGTCGCCGGCGAGACGGGGGGCGACGTGGTCCCCCTCTCGGCGCTGTCGCCCGAAACGGTCCGCGCGGCGGCCGATCGCGCCGCGTCGGAGGGGCAGTGA
- a CDS encoding DUF2270 domain-containing protein translates to MSDGDSEFDPEAKDQREIGREMVDQSTGLGSVAAHLYRGEVERAVSWRGRLDTTTNWAVTVMSAIVAYAFSGDVSHAIILAGVLMGTAFLFIEGRRFQQYDIWRSRVRVLQENLFANALDPSAGVERRAWRRELSEDYRDPTTNIGYRGAFSHRLRRVYLPLITAMLVGWLFHLRAFGPDESFPASAAVPGIDGWLVAAAVGVYYLVLLVLAVPLSDKERGESGAADHGNLEEE, encoded by the coding sequence ATGAGTGACGGAGATTCCGAGTTCGACCCCGAGGCGAAGGACCAGCGCGAGATCGGTCGCGAAATGGTCGACCAGAGCACCGGCCTCGGCTCGGTCGCGGCCCACCTCTACCGGGGCGAGGTCGAACGGGCCGTCAGCTGGCGCGGTCGGCTCGACACCACGACCAACTGGGCCGTGACGGTCATGTCGGCGATCGTCGCCTACGCCTTCTCCGGCGACGTCTCGCACGCGATCATCCTCGCGGGCGTTCTCATGGGCACCGCGTTCCTGTTCATCGAGGGGCGGCGGTTCCAGCAGTACGACATCTGGCGCTCTCGGGTCCGCGTGTTGCAGGAGAACCTCTTCGCCAACGCGCTCGACCCCTCCGCCGGCGTCGAGCGGCGGGCGTGGCGCAGGGAACTGAGCGAAGACTACCGGGATCCGACGACCAACATCGGCTACCGGGGCGCGTTCAGCCACCGACTTCGCCGGGTCTACCTCCCGCTGATCACCGCGATGCTGGTCGGCTGGCTGTTCCACCTCCGAGCGTTCGGCCCGGACGAATCGTTCCCCGCCAGCGCCGCGGTTCCCGGTATCGACGGCTGGCTGGTCGCCGCGGCTGTCGGCGTCTACTACCTCGTTCTACTCGTGCTGGCCGTCCCGCTCTCTGACAAGGAACGCGGCGAGTCCGGCGCGGCCGATCACGGCAACCTCGAGGAGGAGTGA
- the cobN gene encoding cobaltochelatase subunit CobN, with amino-acid sequence MTTIGIYTATENELGSIGRAAERLEDVDLVVRSESDLDEEADVEEFVEELTDAAAAIFWLHGAEDSMPGYDYATGALEEAGVPLIVKSTGDAFAFEDTTVTEEHRDLAYEYLEKGGTINVANLCRFLVSEYEGRDLAYDEPTELPTEGVYHPDHPGIEYEDLLETHDPDLPTVAIWFYESHWTHENTRYVDAQVRALEEQGANALPIFCNPATDTDEQEDAEWVTDNWLIDDAGEPVVDAVLSSFMFSLSMDERGRSASDEGDSAEDVFLDRLGVPVLQTVTTMRSRSRYESSDTGVMGFELALSVALPEFDGNVITHPISGKERTDDEAGIGSAPKHHFPIEDRIDHATRLAVNWAELRHTPNEDKRVAVVLHNYPPSDDGIGTAFGLDSPESTVNLLEELEARGYDLGDDMPDSGQSLVEKLTSQLTLEDRWVAPEDVRDLSVDVVSPDTYEDWFSNADERFQENVIEEWGEAPDRPFAIPGVEFGNVLVTVQPPRGFGMDPSKVYHDSDLQPPHDYYAFYGWLRNTFETDAVVHLGTHGSLEWLPGKTVGLNGESAPDQLIDDIPNVYPYIVNNPGEGTQAKRRSYAAIVDYLTPVMRSAGTYDELSELEELANQYREAGMEDARADDGDHLEALIRGKVEELDLAVELGIAGTIDEQADVRGPDEAGSTLAEGDVDGDEVDIDELVERVHEYLTDVKTTQIRLGLHTMSEPPADERLVEYLVALTRLENPGAPSLRESVAGALGVDYEKMLDVPGEYDDDLGMTYAEAADVVHETSVDLIETLAEHDFDVPESEREAGPDDEVNMNLLVVDLETIGDARAKSRAHDDLREVLAYICEEAQPRVQGAENEIPRTADALSGEYVPPGGSGAPTRGGVDLLPTARNFYTLDPRKVPAKAAWQVGSEVAEGVLERHHSENGEYPEEIGVVAWGTPTVRTRGETIAQVLAMMGVEPQWTDAGRIDDVEPIPLEDLDRPRIDVTTRVSGLFRDAFPAAAGVIHDAVDAVVDLDEPHEMNYVKKHVEEEQAELEDEEGLDESDARKAAKHRVFTTKPGGYGAGTNKAVDEGNWDDRSDLASVYVQWGGYAMGSRGRVSDAHDAFERRLSSVDATVKLEDTMEQDEFDSSDWYAFHGGFISAVSEISGEEPASYVGDSSDPDNVDVYTNEEKVRKAMRSRVLNPDWLESMEEHGYKGAGDLSTTVDVTLGWDATTGVVSDTLWAEVAEKFAFDEDRQDWMRDVNPWALESITDTLLEAIERDLWDADEETADRLRDLNLEVEGDLEARTTNEAVGSDTDAEVAQDD; translated from the coding sequence ATGACTACCATCGGGATCTACACTGCCACGGAGAACGAACTCGGCTCGATCGGCCGGGCCGCCGAGCGACTCGAGGACGTCGACCTGGTCGTCCGCTCGGAGAGCGATCTGGACGAGGAGGCCGACGTCGAGGAGTTCGTCGAGGAATTGACCGACGCCGCGGCAGCGATCTTCTGGCTGCACGGCGCCGAGGACAGCATGCCGGGCTACGACTACGCGACGGGCGCCCTCGAGGAGGCGGGCGTGCCGCTGATCGTCAAGTCGACCGGCGACGCCTTCGCCTTCGAGGACACGACGGTCACGGAGGAACATCGCGACCTCGCCTACGAATATCTGGAGAAGGGGGGGACGATCAACGTCGCCAACCTGTGTCGGTTCTTGGTATCGGAGTACGAGGGTCGCGACCTCGCATACGACGAGCCCACCGAACTGCCGACGGAGGGCGTTTACCACCCCGACCACCCGGGGATCGAGTACGAGGACCTGCTCGAGACCCACGATCCCGACCTGCCGACGGTCGCGATCTGGTTCTACGAGTCCCACTGGACCCACGAGAACACCCGCTACGTCGACGCGCAGGTCCGCGCGCTCGAGGAGCAGGGCGCCAACGCCCTCCCGATCTTCTGTAACCCCGCCACGGATACCGACGAGCAGGAGGACGCCGAGTGGGTGACCGACAACTGGCTCATCGATGACGCAGGCGAGCCGGTCGTCGACGCCGTGCTCTCCTCCTTTATGTTCTCCCTCTCGATGGACGAGCGCGGCCGCAGCGCCAGCGACGAGGGCGATTCCGCGGAGGACGTCTTTCTCGACCGCCTCGGCGTCCCGGTCCTGCAGACGGTCACCACGATGCGCTCGCGCTCTCGGTACGAGTCCAGCGACACGGGCGTGATGGGTTTCGAACTCGCGCTCTCCGTCGCGCTGCCGGAGTTCGACGGCAACGTCATCACCCACCCGATCTCGGGCAAGGAGCGTACCGACGACGAGGCCGGCATCGGCTCCGCGCCGAAACACCACTTCCCGATCGAGGACCGCATCGACCACGCGACCCGACTGGCGGTCAACTGGGCCGAACTGCGCCACACGCCCAACGAGGACAAGCGAGTCGCCGTCGTCCTCCACAACTACCCGCCGAGCGACGACGGGATCGGCACCGCGTTCGGCCTCGACAGCCCCGAGTCGACGGTGAACCTGCTCGAGGAACTCGAGGCCCGCGGCTACGATCTGGGCGACGACATGCCCGACAGCGGACAGTCCCTCGTGGAGAAACTCACGTCCCAATTGACCCTCGAGGACCGCTGGGTCGCCCCGGAGGACGTTCGCGACCTTTCGGTCGACGTGGTTTCGCCGGATACGTACGAAGACTGGTTCAGCAACGCGGACGAACGGTTTCAGGAGAACGTCATCGAGGAATGGGGCGAGGCCCCCGACCGCCCGTTCGCCATTCCGGGCGTCGAGTTCGGTAACGTCCTCGTCACCGTCCAGCCTCCGCGCGGGTTCGGGATGGACCCCTCGAAGGTCTATCACGATTCGGACCTGCAGCCGCCACACGACTACTACGCCTTCTACGGCTGGCTGCGCAACACCTTCGAGACCGACGCGGTGGTTCACCTGGGGACCCACGGCAGCCTCGAGTGGCTCCCCGGCAAGACGGTCGGACTGAACGGCGAGAGCGCGCCGGATCAGTTGATCGACGACATCCCGAACGTCTACCCGTACATCGTCAATAATCCAGGAGAAGGGACGCAAGCGAAGCGCCGCTCCTACGCCGCCATCGTCGACTACCTCACCCCCGTGATGCGGTCGGCGGGCACCTACGACGAACTCTCGGAACTCGAGGAACTCGCCAACCAGTACCGCGAGGCCGGGATGGAGGACGCTCGTGCCGACGACGGCGACCACCTCGAGGCCCTCATTCGGGGGAAAGTCGAGGAACTCGACCTCGCGGTGGAGCTGGGAATCGCGGGCACTATCGACGAGCAGGCCGACGTCCGCGGTCCCGACGAGGCGGGATCGACCTTGGCTGAGGGCGACGTCGACGGCGACGAGGTCGACATCGACGAACTCGTCGAACGCGTCCACGAGTACCTCACCGACGTCAAGACGACCCAGATCCGACTCGGACTCCACACGATGTCCGAGCCGCCGGCCGACGAGCGCCTCGTGGAGTACCTCGTCGCGCTGACGCGCCTCGAGAACCCCGGTGCGCCGAGCCTGCGCGAGAGCGTGGCCGGCGCGCTCGGTGTCGACTACGAGAAGATGCTCGACGTGCCCGGCGAGTACGACGACGATCTCGGGATGACCTACGCCGAGGCCGCCGATGTCGTCCACGAGACCAGCGTCGACCTGATCGAGACGCTCGCGGAACACGACTTCGACGTGCCCGAGTCCGAACGCGAAGCGGGACCGGACGACGAGGTCAACATGAATCTGCTCGTGGTCGACCTCGAGACGATCGGCGACGCGCGAGCCAAATCGCGCGCCCACGACGACCTGCGAGAGGTCCTGGCCTACATCTGCGAGGAGGCCCAGCCCCGCGTGCAGGGCGCCGAGAACGAGATTCCGCGCACCGCGGACGCGCTCTCTGGCGAGTACGTGCCCCCAGGCGGATCGGGCGCACCGACTCGCGGCGGGGTCGACCTGCTCCCCACGGCGCGGAACTTCTACACGCTCGATCCGCGGAAAGTACCTGCAAAGGCTGCCTGGCAGGTCGGGAGCGAGGTCGCGGAGGGCGTCCTCGAGCGTCATCACTCCGAAAACGGCGAGTACCCCGAGGAGATCGGCGTCGTCGCGTGGGGAACCCCCACTGTCCGCACCCGCGGCGAGACAATCGCGCAGGTGCTCGCCATGATGGGCGTCGAACCCCAGTGGACCGACGCCGGTCGGATCGACGACGTCGAACCGATCCCGCTCGAGGACCTCGATCGACCCCGAATCGACGTGACGACCCGCGTTTCGGGGCTGTTCCGGGACGCCTTCCCCGCAGCGGCGGGGGTCATCCACGACGCCGTGGACGCGGTCGTCGACCTCGACGAACCCCACGAGATGAACTACGTGAAGAAGCACGTCGAGGAAGAGCAAGCGGAACTCGAGGACGAGGAAGGTCTCGACGAGTCCGACGCCCGTAAGGCCGCGAAACACCGCGTCTTCACGACCAAACCCGGCGGGTACGGCGCCGGTACCAATAAGGCCGTAGATGAGGGCAACTGGGACGACCGCTCCGATCTCGCCTCCGTCTACGTCCAGTGGGGCGGCTACGCGATGGGCTCGCGCGGCCGCGTCTCGGACGCCCACGACGCCTTCGAACGGCGCCTCTCGAGCGTCGACGCGACGGTCAAACTCGAGGACACGATGGAGCAGGACGAGTTCGACTCCTCGGACTGGTACGCCTTCCACGGCGGCTTCATCTCCGCGGTATCGGAAATATCGGGCGAGGAACCGGCCTCCTACGTCGGCGACTCCTCGGACCCCGACAACGTCGACGTCTACACGAACGAGGAGAAGGTCCGCAAGGCGATGCGCTCGCGCGTGCTCAACCCCGACTGGCTCGAGTCCATGGAGGAACACGGCTACAAGGGCGCGGGCGACCTCTCGACGACCGTCGACGTGACGCTGGGCTGGGACGCGACGACCGGCGTCGTCTCGGACACGCTCTGGGCGGAGGTCGCCGAGAAGTTCGCCTTCGACGAGGACCGACAGGACTGGATGCGCGACGTGAACCCGTGGGCGCTCGAGTCCATCACGGACACGCTGCTCGAGGCGATCGAGCGCGATCTCTGGGACGCCGACGAGGAGACCGCCGACCGTCTGCGCGATCTGAACCTGGAGGTCGAGGGCGATCTCGAGGCCCGAACGACCAACGAGGCCGTCGGTTCGGATACCGATGCGGAGGTGGCTCAGGATGATTAG